The Primulina eburnea isolate SZY01 chromosome 6, ASM2296580v1, whole genome shotgun sequence genome contains a region encoding:
- the LOC140835348 gene encoding uncharacterized protein → METLLKRFHSFRPPKLKGTESSVECESWLDDIEMLFESLDYTDERRVKLIGHQLQEVAKNRWLTTKRALEHRGTEITWNVFKADFYQRFFLVSYRKDKGAEISNLRHGQLNIEEYVAKFSILLRFAPHVAENDEATAGTFRQGMSTERGTTNSECRSIWFSDSA, encoded by the exons atggagactttgctgaaaaggtttcacTCGTTTCGACCACCGAAACTGAAGGGCACAGAAAGTTCAGTTGAGTGTGAAAGTTGGCTCGATGacatcgagatgttatttgaatcTCTTGACTATACCGATGAGCGACGAGTTAAACTTATTGGGCATCAACTGCAAGAAGTTGCAAAGAACAGGTGGCTTACCAcgaagagagcattggagcatcgtGGTACAGAGATCACATGGAATGTTTTTAAAGCAGatttctatcagcgattctttctcGTGTCCTACCGGAAAGACAAAGGTGCTGAAATTTCCAATCTGAGACATGGacagctgaatattgaagaatatgtggcaaAGTTTTCGATATTactccgatttgctcctcatgttgcAGAGAATGACGAGGCC acagcagggacatttcgccagggTATGTCCACAGAAAGGGGTACAACAAACTCAGAGTGTAGGAGCATCTGGttcagtgactcagcctga